One region of Mucilaginibacter sp. 14171R-50 genomic DNA includes:
- a CDS encoding DUF4342 domain-containing protein, whose amino-acid sequence MKKKETFSIHGKNLVNKIKELIEEGNITSITISDKNGKELMTFPLSVGVVAAVIAPVLAAVGALALFVGECSLTVEREENEGDEEIG is encoded by the coding sequence ATGAAAAAGAAAGAAACCTTTAGCATTCATGGCAAAAACCTGGTTAATAAGATCAAGGAACTTATTGAAGAAGGTAACATCACCAGTATTACCATAAGCGATAAAAATGGAAAGGAGCTTATGACGTTCCCTTTATCGGTAGGGGTTGTTGCGGCAGTTATTGCTCCTGTACTTGCGGCAGTTGGCGCGCTTGCTTTGTTTGTTGGCGAATGCAGCCTGACCGTAGAACGCGAGGAGAATGAGGGGGATGAAGAGATAGGGTAA
- a CDS encoding histidine kinase: protein MKRIPLVVMFVVFLSLGASSQTTRQLIDSARVNKTTNFAKVVKFATRAYGQARAENQTKLQGEAAFMIGMGNYLSGNPDKTLRWYIEAEKLYQAADFTDGLAELYSDMAILYLRLKKMKEADEISQKAISYALRTKNKQRLSAAINNRGLMFLDGGKMDSAITYFSKSYAIYKVIKDKVGMAYALDYMASALSEKGQYGPALSAMNESKQLRAGVGDKTGEAIAVNNIGELYLKINKPAEAAPYFIEAGKKAHALKYAALETYTYSQLAISYKMQGKYKEAFEAQTTYLELTQQELDAKRNKDIEELQTKYATDKKEQENKLLLAKAREQKAELSRNRVGIYALLATIIFLAIIFYLVYNRYRIKQQARFREAMLEEEHLRTQAIMDAEENERQRLARELHDGIGQMLCSARMQLEYSQLDDGPADEDNAALQMLDDSIKEVRDLSHSMMPPYILNKNLREAIEEFIHRLNNKDLVNIYTEWVNTDNMPIDKTTTLMLYRSVQEIISNVFKHARAKNIHIELVNHDTELTLMIVDDGVGFDKDSLLKTNKGLGLKNIESRVAYIGGSLAIDATPGRGVTYVIELPLLSVAS, encoded by the coding sequence ATGAAGCGTATCCCCCTGGTCGTGATGTTCGTCGTTTTTCTTAGCCTTGGTGCATCGTCACAAACAACAAGGCAGCTTATCGATTCGGCCCGCGTAAACAAAACAACCAATTTCGCTAAGGTTGTCAAATTTGCAACACGCGCTTATGGGCAGGCCAGGGCCGAAAATCAAACGAAGTTACAAGGCGAAGCTGCCTTTATGATAGGCATGGGCAACTACCTTTCGGGCAACCCCGATAAAACGTTACGCTGGTATATCGAAGCCGAAAAACTTTATCAGGCTGCAGATTTTACCGACGGGCTGGCCGAGCTATACTCGGACATGGCGATACTATACCTGCGTTTGAAAAAGATGAAGGAAGCAGATGAGATCAGCCAAAAAGCAATTAGCTACGCCTTGCGAACCAAAAATAAACAGCGGCTGTCCGCCGCTATAAATAACAGGGGGTTGATGTTTTTAGATGGCGGCAAAATGGACAGCGCCATAACTTACTTCAGCAAAAGTTATGCTATCTATAAAGTTATCAAAGACAAAGTTGGTATGGCGTATGCGTTAGACTACATGGCTTCGGCATTATCCGAAAAAGGGCAATACGGCCCGGCCCTGTCTGCCATGAACGAGAGCAAGCAACTGCGCGCCGGTGTAGGCGATAAAACGGGAGAGGCCATAGCCGTAAATAATATAGGTGAGCTTTATCTAAAAATAAATAAGCCGGCCGAGGCTGCTCCTTATTTTATAGAAGCGGGAAAAAAGGCGCATGCGCTTAAATATGCCGCCCTTGAAACATATACGTACAGCCAGCTGGCTATAAGTTATAAAATGCAGGGAAAGTATAAAGAGGCTTTTGAAGCGCAGACAACCTACCTTGAGCTTACCCAGCAAGAACTGGACGCGAAGCGTAATAAAGACATTGAGGAGTTACAAACCAAATATGCTACCGACAAGAAAGAACAGGAAAACAAGCTGCTTTTAGCTAAAGCAAGAGAACAAAAGGCTGAGTTAAGCCGTAACCGGGTTGGTATTTACGCTTTGTTGGCCACTATTATATTTTTAGCCATTATATTTTACCTGGTTTACAACCGTTACCGCATTAAACAACAGGCACGCTTTCGCGAGGCGATGCTTGAGGAAGAACATTTGCGCACGCAGGCTATTATGGATGCCGAAGAGAACGAACGCCAGCGCCTTGCCCGTGAATTGCACGATGGTATTGGTCAAATGCTTTGCAGCGCCCGTATGCAGCTGGAATATTCACAATTAGATGATGGCCCGGCGGATGAAGATAACGCCGCCCTGCAGATGCTGGATGACTCTATAAAAGAGGTGCGCGACCTGTCGCACAGTATGATGCCGCCTTATATCCTCAACAAAAATCTGAGGGAGGCCATTGAGGAATTTATACACAGGCTTAATAATAAAGACCTGGTTAACATTTATACCGAATGGGTGAACACGGATAACATGCCGATAGATAAAACCACTACGCTTATGCTATACCGAAGCGTGCAGGAGATCATATCTAACGTGTTTAAGCATGCCCGGGCAAAAAATATTCATATCGAGCTGGTAAACCACGATACCGAACTTACCCTGATGATCGTAGACGATGGCGTAGGCTTTGACAAGGACAGCCTTTTGAAGACCAACAAAGGGCTGGGATTAAAGAATATCGAATCGCGCGTGGCGTACATCGGCGGTAGCCTGGCTATTGATGCTACGCCGGGCAGGGGGGTTACCTATGTTATCGAATTACCATTGTTAAGCGTAGCGTCGTGA
- a CDS encoding potassium transporter KefB, producing the protein MTQKNILIQRVDAATLTKRMLIGAGIGLIVILTFILPVNHPRAEWGKLWMVRPLLIVPFAGAVGGAFHYYVNLLTAGTWKRVLANAISLIVFIIGLWMGIVLGLVGTLWH; encoded by the coding sequence ATGACACAAAAAAACATTTTAATACAGCGAGTTGACGCGGCAACATTAACCAAACGCATGTTAATTGGCGCGGGGATTGGATTGATCGTAATCCTTACGTTTATACTTCCCGTTAACCACCCGCGCGCCGAATGGGGCAAGTTATGGATGGTAAGGCCGCTCCTTATTGTTCCTTTTGCCGGCGCGGTAGGCGGTGCGTTTCATTATTACGTAAACCTGCTTACTGCCGGCACCTGGAAAAGGGTTTTGGCTAATGCAATAAGCCTTATCGTATTTATCATAGGCTTATGGATGGGTATTGTATTAGGCCTGGTAGGCACCCTTTGGCATTAA
- a CDS encoding secondary thiamine-phosphate synthase enzyme YjbQ yields the protein MKIFQQITQLKQRRRGFHIITADVVNAIPQLSEIKIGICHVFIQHTSAALCINENADPTVRQDFEMYFNKAVPENDPDYRHDDEGPDDMPAHLKAAMLGCSVQIPVRNGRLALGTWQGIYLCEHRNYGGNRNLVITAWGE from the coding sequence ATGAAAATTTTTCAGCAAATAACGCAACTGAAACAGCGCCGGCGCGGTTTTCATATTATTACAGCCGACGTAGTAAACGCCATCCCACAGCTAAGCGAGATCAAAATCGGTATATGCCATGTATTTATACAACATACTTCGGCAGCTTTATGTATCAACGAAAATGCCGACCCTACTGTACGGCAAGATTTCGAAATGTATTTTAACAAGGCCGTGCCCGAGAACGATCCAGACTATCGGCACGATGATGAAGGCCCGGATGATATGCCCGCGCATTTAAAAGCTGCTATGCTGGGTTGCTCGGTACAGATCCCTGTTCGTAATGGAAGGTTGGCGCTGGGTACCTGGCAGGGTATCTACCTGTGCGAGCATCGAAACTATGGAGGCAACCGAAACCTGGTTATCACCGCCTGGGGAGAATGA
- a CDS encoding pentapeptide repeat-containing protein encodes MELIEIINTAKQLNVREAMLENSTIKTACLNGLQMNDVSATNMKISDANLSDLEICYAQLGGAYIHSIGLPPEGHPNYDANARQRPLKFEDCYLAGSTVTNCDLSGVAISNCNLAGTTINGILVEDLLKAYHK; translated from the coding sequence ATGGAATTGATAGAAATCATCAACACTGCAAAACAGCTTAACGTGCGCGAGGCCATGCTGGAGAACTCCACAATTAAAACGGCATGCCTTAATGGCTTGCAGATGAACGACGTTTCGGCTACCAACATGAAAATATCTGATGCCAACCTTAGCGACCTGGAAATCTGTTACGCGCAATTAGGCGGGGCATATATCCACAGCATAGGTTTACCCCCCGAAGGGCACCCGAATTATGACGCTAATGCCAGGCAACGTCCGCTCAAATTTGAAGACTGCTACCTGGCGGGCAGCACTGTAACAAATTGTGATTTAAGCGGCGTTGCCATAAGCAATTGCAACCTTGCCGGCACAACCATCAATGGCATTTTGGTAGAAGACCTGTTAAAGGCTTATCATAAGTAA
- a CDS encoding Nif3-like dinuclear metal center hexameric protein: MKRSAKTTLNRRKFIATSAISVGGLALSSVTPAFTKILPSRKQYTVQNIIDLIMNEGNLLPIKGTVDTLKSGEPGMIVTGIVTTMFATVGVIKEAANLGANFIIAHEPTFYNHRDDINWVNNNDVVRQKQALLKAQHITVWRCHDYIHSLKPDAMLYGAMKKLNWLPYFTTNTPTITIPQTSLAALVKHLKTSLGISHLRIIGDLNQYCSRVTYLPGAPGGQMQVSFAINQKPDVLIVGELSEWETAEYIRDARLLGSNTSLIILGHNMSEDPGMDYFVDWLQPKLTDLKVQHVPSGDPFTWL, from the coding sequence ATGAAAAGATCAGCCAAAACCACCCTCAATCGCCGGAAATTCATTGCAACATCTGCTATCTCAGTCGGCGGCCTGGCATTATCTTCAGTAACACCGGCTTTTACAAAGATATTGCCGTCGCGAAAGCAGTATACGGTACAAAATATTATTGACCTGATCATGAACGAGGGGAACCTGTTACCCATCAAGGGTACGGTTGATACGCTTAAATCGGGTGAGCCGGGCATGATCGTCACGGGTATTGTAACCACCATGTTTGCTACAGTGGGGGTGATAAAAGAGGCCGCAAATCTTGGCGCCAACTTCATTATAGCGCACGAACCAACCTTTTATAATCACCGTGATGATATCAATTGGGTTAACAATAACGATGTGGTGAGGCAAAAACAAGCTTTGTTAAAGGCACAGCACATTACGGTTTGGCGCTGCCATGATTATATTCACAGTTTAAAACCGGATGCAATGTTATACGGGGCTATGAAGAAATTAAACTGGCTCCCCTACTTTACAACCAACACACCAACTATCACCATCCCCCAAACCAGTTTAGCGGCTTTGGTTAAACATCTTAAAACATCATTAGGTATCAGCCACCTGCGCATTATAGGTGATCTTAACCAATACTGCAGCCGGGTAACCTATTTACCGGGCGCGCCGGGCGGGCAAATGCAGGTAAGTTTCGCGATAAATCAAAAACCAGACGTGCTTATTGTTGGCGAATTATCTGAGTGGGAAACCGCCGAATATATACGCGATGCCCGCCTGTTAGGCTCAAATACCTCTTTGATCATACTGGGTCATAATATGAGTGAAGACCCCGGCATGGATTATTTTGTTGATTGGTTGCAGCCAAAACTTACAGATTTGAAGGTACAGCATGTACCATCCGGCGATCCCTTCACGTGGCTTTAG
- a CDS encoding glutaminase family protein, which produces MKNILKTVCLVAGVFANSFAHAQATKAPAYPLITHNTYFSVWSFSDDLNESTTRHWTGKNQSMLGLIKVDGETYRFMGKMPVSYKNLVADGETKPYTAKYTESKPADGWEATDFNDKGWKTGTAPFGDDPKMAKTLWKSRDLWVRRTFIYKKSEPINKLILRLRHDDDAEVYLNGEKIAVGPGANGDLLPVDLKGDVADKLKDGENVLAMHCVNTGGGAWLDAGFADELKPVINMDVKTAKQTGVTINATQTIYTFKCGDADLKLTFTSPLLMDNLNLLSRPVTYITYSVKANNNKAHDVKVYFGASADLARNKPNQPVIAQRYIQKQLSVLKVGTKEQPVLQKKGDDLRIDWGYLYVAAPAAAKATQFISNDMQTAGSFTGKSMPATTAGGEGAFLNTVIPFGRVGSAAVERFIEVGYDDGFSVQYFGKKLRPWWNKEGRKNMLGELKQAAVDYKTVIAKCKAFDDAMNVKASAAGGLEYAKLCAIAYRQAIAAHMLTQSPKGEILWLSKENFSGGFINTVDVTYPSAPLFLIYNPKLAEGMLNGIFEFSETGKFKHPFAAHDLGTYPFANGQTYGEGMPVEESGNMLLLVAAIAKAEGNANYAKKHWATLTTWTNYLIKEGLDPANQLCTDDFAGHLARNANLSLKAINGIGAYAMLADMLGHKATAAKYHTIAKDFVAKWMQMADAGDHYSLVFEKPDTWSQKYNLVWDKLLGLKLFPKSVYEKEIKYYLTKQNEYGLPLDSRKTYTKSDWIVWTATLADNANDFKALTDPIYKYATETSSRVPISDWHETTNGKQVGFQARSVVGGYFMKVLEQQWLKK; this is translated from the coding sequence ATGAAAAACATTTTAAAGACCGTTTGCCTGGTGGCAGGGGTGTTTGCGAATAGCTTTGCCCATGCACAAGCTACCAAGGCGCCCGCTTATCCGCTGATTACGCACAATACCTATTTTAGCGTGTGGTCATTTTCTGACGACCTGAACGAATCTACCACCCGCCACTGGACGGGCAAAAACCAATCGATGTTGGGATTGATAAAAGTAGATGGTGAAACGTACAGGTTTATGGGTAAAATGCCGGTAAGTTACAAAAATTTAGTAGCCGATGGCGAAACAAAGCCTTATACGGCAAAATATACCGAAAGCAAACCGGCAGACGGGTGGGAAGCAACTGATTTTAACGATAAAGGCTGGAAAACGGGTACGGCGCCATTTGGCGACGATCCCAAGATGGCCAAAACACTTTGGAAATCCCGCGACCTGTGGGTGCGCCGTACCTTCATTTATAAAAAGTCGGAGCCTATAAATAAGCTTATCCTAAGACTACGTCATGACGACGATGCTGAGGTTTACCTTAACGGAGAAAAAATAGCGGTAGGGCCCGGCGCCAATGGCGACCTGCTGCCGGTTGACCTAAAAGGCGACGTTGCAGATAAGCTAAAGGATGGCGAGAACGTGCTTGCTATGCATTGCGTTAACACAGGCGGCGGTGCATGGCTGGATGCCGGTTTCGCCGATGAGTTAAAGCCGGTGATCAATATGGATGTTAAAACAGCTAAGCAAACTGGCGTTACCATTAACGCTACACAAACCATATATACCTTTAAATGTGGCGATGCTGATCTTAAACTAACATTTACATCGCCATTGCTGATGGATAATCTTAACCTGCTCTCGAGGCCGGTAACCTATATCACGTACAGCGTAAAGGCAAATAATAATAAAGCCCATGATGTAAAGGTTTACTTTGGCGCATCGGCAGATCTGGCGCGTAATAAACCTAACCAACCCGTTATAGCGCAGCGATATATACAAAAACAGCTATCTGTTTTAAAGGTTGGTACAAAAGAACAGCCGGTACTACAAAAGAAAGGCGACGACCTGCGTATAGATTGGGGCTACCTGTACGTGGCAGCCCCGGCGGCTGCAAAAGCTACGCAGTTTATCAGTAACGATATGCAGACTGCGGGGTCGTTTACGGGTAAATCAATGCCGGCTACAACCGCGGGCGGCGAGGGGGCGTTTTTAAACACGGTTATCCCGTTTGGCAGGGTTGGCAGTGCTGCTGTCGAAAGGTTTATCGAAGTAGGGTATGATGATGGTTTTTCGGTTCAATACTTTGGTAAAAAACTGAGGCCGTGGTGGAATAAAGAAGGTAGAAAAAACATGTTGGGCGAGCTGAAGCAAGCGGCTGTCGATTACAAAACGGTAATTGCTAAATGTAAGGCCTTTGACGATGCCATGAATGTGAAGGCATCAGCAGCGGGTGGTTTAGAATATGCCAAGCTTTGCGCCATTGCTTACAGGCAGGCCATTGCCGCGCATATGTTAACCCAAAGCCCTAAAGGCGAGATCCTGTGGTTATCTAAAGAGAATTTCAGCGGCGGTTTCATCAATACTGTTGATGTTACTTATCCTTCGGCGCCGTTGTTCTTAATTTATAACCCAAAGCTTGCCGAAGGTATGCTGAACGGCATCTTCGAGTTTAGTGAAACAGGTAAATTCAAACACCCTTTTGCCGCGCATGATCTGGGTACCTATCCCTTTGCCAACGGCCAAACTTACGGCGAAGGTATGCCGGTAGAAGAGTCTGGTAACATGCTGCTGCTGGTTGCTGCCATTGCAAAGGCCGAAGGTAATGCCAATTATGCTAAAAAGCATTGGGCAACTTTAACCACCTGGACAAATTACCTGATCAAAGAAGGGCTTGACCCAGCCAACCAGCTTTGTACCGACGACTTTGCAGGGCACCTGGCGCGTAACGCCAACTTATCGTTAAAAGCCATCAACGGTATTGGCGCTTACGCTATGCTGGCAGATATGCTTGGCCATAAAGCTACCGCTGCAAAATACCATACTATAGCAAAGGATTTTGTAGCTAAGTGGATGCAAATGGCCGACGCCGGCGACCACTACTCGCTGGTGTTTGAAAAGCCCGATACCTGGAGCCAGAAATATAACCTGGTTTGGGATAAACTGTTAGGATTGAAGCTGTTCCCTAAATCGGTTTACGAAAAGGAGATAAAATACTACCTTACCAAACAAAATGAATACGGCTTGCCGCTGGATAGCCGCAAAACGTATACAAAATCCGACTGGATAGTATGGACAGCGACGTTAGCGGATAATGCCAATGATTTTAAAGCGCTAACTGATCCTATTTATAAATACGCCACCGAAACATCGTCGCGCGTACCTATCAGCGACTGGCACGAAACCACCAACGGCAAACAGGTGGGTTTCCAGGCGCGCAGTGTGGTGGGCGGCTATTTTATGAAAGTGCTGGAACAGCAATGGCTTAAAAAGTAA
- a CDS encoding tetratricopeptide repeat protein: MPAKQDDTIDYYNKLVLRYRYDKPDSATYFANLGLEVAKRLKNLRGQALMLNQLGMIADNVGQFDSSRTKYLDALKLYKQIGNTRGMATENIRLGVVEIRNGQYDKAIGYFLQALDLSQHNGNLAGQMESYITLGEAFAAQKKYAEAIRYYKVAEGLNNKLPFSNLSLNLFNDIASAFRETGRLDEAKAYLLKGIKQSNVPQYQGLNITLTNTLASVYAKAGDRQTSIKLQKSALEKARKINNYIRQIQTLTGLATTYGKADPKNALYYWQQAYKLSKSKGTYNEQIADLNAIADIYKSQQNYKQAYEARTKQQQLADTFFYKKMSKQIVSLQNAYELNQSKARVQELRFANNKNKLEQNIAYAVIAGVLVILLVVIFYYFKTRRLNLLLNKTNAELQESNTVKDKLFSVLGHDLRSPFISVINLLEIIDDDLEPEQRRDMLHRLEINTRASLDTLDSLLRWGQMQIKGIQLNQTHFFIAPLIKRSVLFLSGVAAGKGIHIQSDVADDVKVLADADHLEFIIRNLLSNAIKFSEVGSDVTITAASENGRTAITVTDKGIGIPADKIDGIFNLNNVSTRGTGNESGTGLGLLLCKEFAEVNHGSIQVTSKQGEGSAFTVTLKTA, translated from the coding sequence GTGCCTGCCAAGCAAGACGATACTATTGATTATTATAATAAGCTGGTGTTGCGTTACCGTTATGATAAACCCGACTCGGCAACTTACTTTGCTAATCTGGGCCTTGAAGTTGCCAAACGCTTAAAAAATTTGCGCGGGCAAGCTTTAATGCTTAACCAATTAGGCATGATAGCCGACAATGTTGGGCAATTTGACAGTTCGCGTACCAAATATCTGGACGCGCTTAAATTATACAAGCAAATTGGCAACACCAGGGGAATGGCCACAGAAAACATACGACTTGGCGTGGTTGAGATACGCAACGGGCAGTATGATAAGGCCATCGGTTACTTTTTACAAGCCCTTGACCTTAGCCAGCATAACGGGAACCTGGCGGGGCAAATGGAAAGCTATATTACCCTCGGCGAAGCATTTGCCGCACAAAAAAAATATGCTGAAGCTATCAGATACTATAAAGTTGCCGAGGGTTTAAACAACAAATTGCCTTTTTCTAACCTATCGTTAAACTTGTTTAATGATATCGCCTCGGCTTTTCGCGAAACCGGCAGGCTTGATGAAGCAAAGGCTTATTTGTTAAAAGGGATAAAACAAAGCAACGTTCCGCAGTACCAGGGGCTGAATATTACGCTGACCAATACACTTGCATCTGTTTACGCAAAGGCCGGCGATAGGCAAACGTCAATAAAACTGCAGAAATCAGCACTGGAAAAAGCCAGGAAGATCAATAACTACATCCGTCAGATTCAAACGTTAACAGGTTTGGCAACCACTTATGGAAAGGCGGATCCTAAAAATGCGTTATATTACTGGCAGCAGGCCTATAAGCTATCTAAGAGTAAAGGTACCTATAATGAGCAAATAGCCGATTTAAATGCCATCGCCGATATTTACAAATCTCAGCAAAACTATAAACAAGCTTACGAGGCCCGCACAAAACAGCAGCAACTGGCCGACACTTTCTTTTATAAGAAAATGTCGAAACAAATTGTAAGCCTGCAAAACGCCTACGAGTTAAACCAATCTAAGGCGCGTGTGCAGGAACTGCGCTTTGCAAACAACAAAAATAAGTTGGAGCAAAATATAGCATATGCTGTTATTGCGGGTGTATTGGTTATTCTTTTGGTGGTGATATTTTACTATTTTAAAACCAGGCGGCTGAACCTGCTGCTAAATAAAACCAACGCCGAACTACAGGAGTCGAACACGGTGAAAGACAAACTGTTCTCGGTATTGGGGCACGACCTTCGTTCGCCCTTTATATCAGTTATCAACCTGCTCGAGATAATAGACGATGACCTTGAGCCCGAACAACGCAGGGACATGCTGCACCGGCTGGAAATAAATACCCGGGCATCTTTAGATACGCTTGACAGCCTGCTTAGGTGGGGGCAAATGCAAATCAAAGGCATCCAGCTTAATCAAACTCATTTTTTTATTGCCCCATTGATCAAACGTTCGGTGTTGTTCCTCTCGGGCGTTGCCGCAGGTAAAGGAATTCATATTCAAAGCGATGTTGCAGATGATGTTAAAGTACTTGCCGATGCAGATCACCTGGAATTTATTATCCGTAACCTGCTTTCAAACGCTATAAAATTCAGCGAGGTTGGGAGCGACGTTACCATAACGGCCGCGTCAGAAAACGGCCGTACAGCAATTACCGTTACAGATAAAGGTATCGGCATACCTGCTGATAAAATAGATGGGATATTTAATCTTAATAATGTAAGCACGCGCGGCACCGGTAACGAAAGCGGCACCGGCCTTGGGCTTTTATTATGCAAAGAGTTTGCCGAGGTAAACCACGGTAGCATACAGGTTACCAGCAAACAGGGCGAAGGTTCGGCATTTACAGTCACGCTTAAAACTGCGTGA
- a CDS encoding dihydrofolate reductase family protein, with protein MRKIRIFEHISLDGVIEHDGDYTYGAWTTPYRSPAGAAMLFEAYGPNFDLLLGRRTYDIFSSYWPTAGDFPMANAINAAKKYIATHRPESLEWGPVQGLGGDIADTIRDLKAADGPDLIVVGSSTLTSILLDQGLADEVVLITYPVLLGKGKRLFTEDFDARKLEFVSSVSTATGLLLNTYKHLGALKG; from the coding sequence ATGAGAAAGATCAGGATATTTGAGCACATCTCGCTGGACGGCGTGATAGAGCACGACGGCGATTATACCTATGGCGCATGGACCACACCATACCGCAGCCCGGCTGGTGCCGCAATGTTATTTGAGGCTTATGGCCCAAACTTCGACTTACTGCTTGGCCGCCGTACGTATGATATATTCAGCAGCTATTGGCCTACAGCCGGCGACTTCCCAATGGCAAATGCTATAAACGCCGCTAAAAAATATATTGCAACCCACCGGCCCGAAAGCCTGGAATGGGGGCCGGTACAAGGTTTGGGTGGCGATATCGCAGACACCATACGCGATCTTAAAGCTGCTGATGGCCCCGACCTGATCGTAGTTGGGAGCTCGACGCTGACTTCAATACTGCTTGATCAAGGACTGGCCGATGAAGTGGTGCTTATCACTTACCCGGTTTTATTGGGCAAAGGCAAACGGTTGTTTACAGAAGATTTCGACGCCCGTAAGTTGGAATTTGTGAGTTCGGTAAGTACCGCGACAGGTTTACTGTTAAATACTTATAAACACCTGGGAGCTTTGAAGGGATAA
- a CDS encoding VOC family protein, translating into MNKITPFLWFDNNLEEAMEFYQTVFKNFSVNNVLRYSKAGPGPEGAVMTASFTLNSQEFTGMNGGPQYKFNEAVSFVVDCQTQEEVDYYWEKLTAGGQEVACGWLKDKFGLAWQVTPSVLIKYLGDNDKEKAGRVMQAMMQMVKLDIKGIEDAYNG; encoded by the coding sequence ATGAATAAGATAACCCCATTTTTATGGTTTGATAACAACCTGGAAGAGGCTATGGAATTTTATCAAACCGTGTTCAAAAACTTTAGCGTAAATAACGTCCTCAGGTATTCAAAGGCAGGCCCCGGGCCGGAAGGAGCCGTTATGACAGCGTCATTCACTTTAAATAGCCAGGAATTTACCGGCATGAACGGAGGCCCGCAATATAAGTTTAACGAGGCTGTATCATTTGTTGTTGATTGCCAAACGCAGGAGGAAGTTGATTATTATTGGGAAAAACTAACCGCAGGGGGCCAGGAAGTAGCATGTGGCTGGTTAAAAGACAAGTTCGGGCTTGCCTGGCAGGTAACACCGTCTGTGTTGATAAAGTACCTGGGCGACAACGACAAGGAAAAGGCCGGCCGTGTTATGCAGGCCATGATGCAAATGGTGAAGTTGGATATTAAAGGTATAGAAGATGCTTATAACGGCTAA
- the arsN2 gene encoding arsenic resistance N-acetyltransferase ArsN2 codes for MDIQIKPAELYRDNVIALLTTENLPTSDLGIMLNNFFVAVNNGEVIGVAGLETYGAYGLLRSVTTARAWRGQGIASQLLSKIEALAADTGLKAIYLFTESSRDYFETKGYEHIARMDIPEEVKGSSEFAHVCPESATAMQKSL; via the coding sequence ATGGATATTCAAATAAAGCCTGCAGAACTATACCGCGATAATGTTATCGCCTTACTAACCACCGAGAACCTGCCAACGAGCGATCTTGGTATTATGCTCAATAACTTTTTTGTGGCAGTAAATAATGGAGAAGTAATAGGTGTTGCCGGCTTGGAAACTTATGGTGCTTATGGGTTATTACGTTCGGTCACTACCGCAAGGGCGTGGCGCGGACAGGGCATCGCGTCGCAATTGCTTAGTAAAATAGAAGCGCTTGCCGCTGATACGGGCCTTAAAGCGATATACCTTTTCACCGAAAGTTCCCGGGATTATTTTGAAACAAAGGGTTACGAACATATTGCCCGTATGGATATCCCCGAAGAAGTAAAAGGCTCATCAGAGTTCGCGCATGTTTGCCCCGAATCGGCAACGGCTATGCAAAAATCGTTGTAG